The DNA window GGAGGTCCGTTTCCGGAGCCGGCGGATCGTTCCTCCGATCAGGATCGTCAGGAGCAGGACGATCCCCGATCCCACGAGGCCCGACACGGTCGTCCCGACGTCGGGGGCGGATCGGCCGGGGGGGAGGGCGGAGGAGGTCTCTTCCCCCGGCTCTTTCTTCGGCCGGAATCCGTAGTCCGGGAGGATCGCGGTCTTCTCCTGAAGGTGTTTCAGCGCTTCTCCGGTTTCGCCGGACGTTTCGCCCAGCCCCGCCTTTCCGGCCACGCGGGAGATCGACCACTCGAGCCCGTCGGGGTCGGTCGAGGCGAACCACGACAGGAATCCGGCCGACAGCAGGGCGAGGAGGCCGAGGAGCAACAGGACCCTCTTCCGGGAGGGGAGGGTCCGCTCCTCCTCCTGCCATCCGAGGATCCCGGGGCGGGCCGCCCCGACGTACCGGAGAACTCCGGCGGTCACGAACCCTTCGACCAGCCCGATCGCGAGGTGGATGGGAAGCATCATCAGGAGGAAGGGACCGAACGGAAGCTCGCTCCGGCCCGAAACCAGGGTCTGAAGCACGACGGAGAAAGCGCCGAGCTGAAGTCCCCCGACGGCGGATGCCACCGAGGCCAGGGTGATCCGGGAAGCGCTTCCGGACCGGGCGAGGGGGCGGAACAGGAAGGGGAACGCCACGAAGCAGGGGTAGACGCCGAGGTTCCAGATGTTGCACCCCAGGGCGAGCAGTCCCCCGTCGGCGAAGAACAGCGCCTGGACGGTGAGGACGGAGGCCATCGCGAGGAAGGCCGCATGGGGACCGAGAAGGGCGGCGAGGATCATGCCGCCCCCGAGATGTCCGCTCGACCCGGTGCCCGGGATCGAGAAGTTGATCATCTGGACGGCGAACACGAACGCGGCGGCCACTCCCATGAGGGGAACCGTGCGATCGTCGATCCGTTTTCCGACCCTGCGGGAGCACCATCCGACCGCCGCCGCCGTCCCGGCCCAGAAGGTTCCTCCCACCGCGGGGGAGAGCAGGGCGTCCGACATGTGCATGGCGTACCTCCGAACCCTTCTGACCCATGGATGCCACTATTTTACAATTGGTGGCACCGCGGGGAGAAAAAAAAGGCGGGCCCTCCCGGAGGTCAGGTCAGCGCCGTTCCCTCCGCCGTCGCGGAAAAGGTGCCGTGCTTGACTCCCCGGGTGCCGATCAGCCGGTCGGCGATCCGTTTCAGGTCCGCCGCCTTGCCGCGCAGCACCAGGACTTCGAGGCAATGATGGGCGTCGAGGTGGACGTGCAGGGTGGAAACGATCGTCTCGAAATGGGCGTGCTGAAGGTCGGTCAGCTTGTCCGACAGGTCGCGGGTGTCGTGATCGTACACGAGGGTGATCGTGCCCACCGCCTCTCCGGTCCCCGATTCCCACTGCTCCCGGACGAAGGCCTCCCGGATCAGGTCCCGGATCGCCTCCGAGCGGTTGGCGTATCCCTTCCGCAGGATCAGGCGGTCGAACCGCTTCAGGAGGGCTTCGTCCAGAGATACGCCGAACCGGGTGACACCGGGCATGACGCCCCCCTTCCTACTTCCCCAGCTTCTCCGGCACCCGGAAATCGCGCCCGCAGTGGGGGCAGATGATGCTGTCCCCGGGCTGCCAGTTCCGCGCATCCTTCTGTGAGGCGCATGCCGGCAGTAGCAGAAGGATCAGGAAAAGAAACACACCGATCCGAAGTCTCATCTGCGTCTCCTTTCGCCCTCATACTATAATGGTCCGTCGGGGAATGCCAGAAGGGGAACAGGGAAGGCGGGAGGACGGATGGAGATCCGGGG is part of the Deltaproteobacteria bacterium GWC2_65_14 genome and encodes:
- a CDS encoding cobalamin biosynthesis protein CbiM; amino-acid sequence: MHMSDALLSPAVGGTFWAGTAAAVGWCSRRVGKRIDDRTVPLMGVAAAFVFAVQMINFSIPGTGSSGHLGGGMILAALLGPHAAFLAMASVLTVQALFFADGGLLALGCNIWNLGVYPCFVAFPFLFRPLARSGSASRITLASVASAVGGLQLGAFSVVLQTLVSGRSELPFGPFLLMMLPIHLAIGLVEGFVTAGVLRYVGAARPGILGWQEEERTLPSRKRVLLLLGLLALLSAGFLSWFASTDPDGLEWSISRVAGKAGLGETSGETGEALKHLQEKTAILPDYGFRPKKEPGEETSSALPPGRSAPDVGTTVSGLVGSGIVLLLTILIGGTIRRLRKRTSARTPG
- a CDS encoding nickel-responsive regulator, producing MPGVTRFGVSLDEALLKRFDRLILRKGYANRSEAIRDLIREAFVREQWESGTGEAVGTITLVYDHDTRDLSDKLTDLQHAHFETIVSTLHVHLDAHHCLEVLVLRGKAADLKRIADRLIGTRGVKHGTFSATAEGTALT